Proteins found in one Thalassomonas actiniarum genomic segment:
- a CDS encoding polysaccharide biosynthesis/export family protein, whose amino-acid sequence MSNNIQVTPLKTRRLFIALLAFACLFSTQVFANKTVTVNSTDAELSQLDAQESDHEHHYRIHIGDKIHIALPGEESLNQGFTVNKQGQIILQEVGVLDVAGLTRVQLQHKVMTALSRVFKDLNGAQVYLAQKQKLVFVLGYVHTPGEVLLPGDADIQMALKAAGGLRAGAQLDQLQLRKSGQAPKRFNYKRYLDSGESDLLPQLSSMDTLFVPASSKIGNIEMEFDPSKIAAGGDATDRLAIKVFGEVHSQGSFVFDEKSNLVEYLMKAGGVTRYAGVEQIRVIIDSKPVLFNLTRYLDSGDLHLLPKIAAGTTIFVPKKEEQINAGANMIYVMGEVFKPGAYQGQAEASFMDILANAGGPTRFAESRQIRIIKASGEVRPFDLSAYTEGSSREGLPHIQAGDAIFVPEKTDINEKSWLKVAPSRAVRVLGEVVRPGRVEWSDEMSFLDLLAHVGGPTSRADTSGIDIVSKDKQGTLQSYRFDLDSFIKQGRAEHELPTIVAGATIRVHDLPTDPTDNKSQWVRQASDKSIYVFGQVGAPGRYMFTDDMHFLDILAAADGPTDKADLRNIRISHRNKKTAKISKVNLALYFETGDEHLLPKVSTGDTIYLPEQNRHWLEKAKETTVRVLGSVNKPGRYAFDDNMTILDLLAQAGGTSDSAHIEKITVINLSCCRDQARIFDLSGFAKSADFSLLPVIRAGDTVYVPDEGESTLAKVRNGLENTFELVSLAALLGFL is encoded by the coding sequence ATGAGTAATAATATTCAGGTGACCCCGCTGAAAACCAGGCGATTATTCATTGCTTTATTGGCTTTTGCCTGCCTTTTCTCTACACAGGTATTTGCCAACAAAACGGTGACGGTCAATAGCACCGATGCAGAGCTCAGCCAACTTGATGCCCAAGAAAGTGACCACGAGCACCACTACCGTATCCATATCGGGGATAAAATTCACATCGCCCTGCCCGGTGAAGAAAGCCTGAACCAGGGGTTCACCGTGAACAAACAGGGACAAATCATACTCCAGGAAGTCGGCGTACTTGACGTTGCCGGTTTAACGCGGGTGCAGCTGCAGCATAAGGTGATGACGGCGCTTTCCAGGGTGTTTAAAGATCTCAATGGCGCCCAGGTCTACCTGGCCCAAAAACAGAAGCTGGTATTTGTCCTGGGTTACGTCCACACCCCGGGGGAAGTGTTATTACCCGGTGATGCCGATATACAAATGGCGTTAAAGGCGGCCGGTGGTTTAAGGGCCGGTGCCCAGCTTGACCAGCTGCAACTGCGCAAAAGCGGGCAAGCGCCAAAGCGCTTTAACTATAAACGCTATTTGGACAGCGGCGAATCCGATCTCTTGCCGCAACTAAGCTCCATGGATACCCTGTTTGTACCGGCTTCATCAAAAATCGGCAATATTGAAATGGAGTTTGACCCGTCAAAAATTGCCGCCGGCGGCGATGCCACAGACAGGTTGGCGATCAAGGTTTTCGGCGAAGTTCACAGCCAGGGCAGCTTTGTCTTTGATGAAAAATCCAACCTGGTGGAATACCTGATGAAAGCCGGCGGTGTCACCCGTTATGCCGGGGTTGAACAAATACGGGTGATCATCGACAGCAAACCTGTACTCTTTAACCTGACCCGTTACCTTGACAGCGGCGACTTACACTTATTGCCGAAAATCGCCGCCGGCACCACCATCTTTGTCCCGAAAAAAGAAGAGCAGATCAATGCCGGTGCCAATATGATTTATGTCATGGGAGAAGTCTTTAAACCCGGTGCCTATCAGGGGCAGGCTGAAGCCAGTTTTATGGATATCCTCGCTAATGCCGGTGGTCCGACACGGTTTGCCGAGTCGCGCCAGATCCGTATCATCAAGGCAAGCGGCGAGGTCCGCCCCTTTGACTTATCCGCCTATACCGAAGGCAGCTCCAGGGAGGGACTGCCGCACATTCAAGCGGGCGACGCGATATTTGTCCCGGAAAAAACCGATATCAATGAAAAGTCCTGGCTCAAGGTTGCCCCGAGTCGGGCCGTCAGGGTATTGGGGGAAGTGGTCAGACCCGGCCGGGTGGAATGGTCGGATGAAATGTCTTTTCTGGACTTACTCGCCCATGTCGGCGGCCCGACATCAAGGGCTGATACCTCGGGTATAGATATCGTCTCTAAAGACAAACAGGGGACATTGCAAAGTTACCGCTTTGATCTCGACAGTTTTATCAAGCAGGGACGCGCCGAGCACGAACTGCCGACGATTGTTGCCGGGGCCACCATCCGGGTGCATGATTTACCCACAGATCCCACCGACAATAAATCCCAGTGGGTCAGACAAGCATCCGACAAGTCCATCTATGTTTTTGGCCAGGTCGGCGCCCCCGGGCGTTATATGTTTACCGATGATATGCACTTTTTAGATATCCTTGCCGCCGCCGACGGTCCGACGGATAAGGCGGACCTGCGAAATATCCGTATCAGTCACCGTAATAAGAAAACTGCCAAGATATCTAAGGTTAACCTGGCGTTATATTTTGAAACCGGTGATGAACATTTACTGCCGAAAGTCAGCACAGGAGATACCATTTACCTACCGGAGCAGAACCGCCACTGGCTGGAAAAAGCGAAAGAAACCACGGTCAGGGTACTGGGCTCAGTGAATAAACCCGGGCGTTATGCCTTTGATGATAATATGACAATTTTAGATCTGCTGGCCCAGGCCGGCGGCACCAGCGACAGTGCCCATATTGAGAAAATCACTGTCATCAACCTGTCCTGCTGCCGAGATCAGGCCAGAATCTTTGATCTGTCCGGCTTTGCCAAAAGTGCCGATTTCAGCCTTTTGCCTGTGATACGCGCCGGGGATACGGTCTATGTGCCGGATGAGGGAGAAAGTACCCTGGCCAAAGTACGCAACGGATTGGAAAATACCTTCGAACTGGTATCTCTGGCCGCTTTGCTGGGGTTCTTATAA
- a CDS encoding sigma-54-dependent transcriptional regulator, translating to MPVQSPENSNILPTLLLLDDEEGILSSLKRTLRGIEANIVTFNSALEALQYSEQHPVEVVISDQRMPEMDGCEFLTKIRHYWPHSQRIILSAYQDFGKVSAAFNAGVVERFICKPWDNNELKFIVNKALEVLVTNSTDHQERESLLPGTPVNFHGLVAADDSMNELFDSIRHAASTNAPVFITGETGTGKELVAKACHLEGFHQDEPFIGVNCANFTEHLMESQLFGHSKGAFTGAVSAQEGLFAAAKNGTLFLDEITTLSKPLQAKLLRVIQEREFTPLGTTKVQQFQAQIISASSTSIGEAVMAGEFREDLYYRLNVITFGLPPLRERGADILLLARFFLKKYARLEGKHFQDFNRDAIQIICGYDWPGNVRQLENVIHGMVVLNTGKKITSEMIIKSLSNMVGGFAAPVKALSAESATETPGSTEQQGQQGILPLWQVEKQAIEQAIAYCQGNVPKAAALLEVSPSTLYRKKQSWE from the coding sequence ATGCCTGTGCAAAGCCCGGAGAATAGCAATATCTTACCTACTTTATTGTTACTTGATGATGAAGAGGGGATCCTGTCCAGTTTAAAAAGAACCCTAAGGGGCATAGAAGCCAATATCGTCACTTTTAATTCGGCACTTGAAGCCTTGCAATACAGTGAGCAGCATCCGGTGGAGGTGGTGATTTCAGATCAGCGCATGCCGGAAATGGACGGCTGTGAATTTTTAACCAAGATCCGGCATTATTGGCCGCATTCGCAGCGTATTATCCTGTCGGCTTACCAGGATTTTGGCAAAGTCTCCGCTGCCTTTAATGCCGGGGTGGTGGAACGTTTTATCTGCAAGCCCTGGGACAATAACGAGTTGAAGTTTATTGTTAATAAAGCGCTGGAAGTGCTGGTGACGAATTCGACGGATCATCAGGAAAGAGAAAGTCTGCTGCCGGGAACACCGGTAAATTTTCACGGTCTGGTGGCGGCAGATGACAGCATGAATGAATTATTCGACAGTATCCGTCATGCCGCCAGCACCAATGCCCCGGTTTTTATCACCGGCGAAACAGGGACAGGCAAAGAGCTGGTGGCCAAGGCCTGTCATCTGGAAGGTTTTCATCAGGATGAGCCTTTTATCGGGGTGAACTGTGCCAACTTCACCGAGCATTTGATGGAGTCCCAGCTTTTTGGTCATAGCAAAGGGGCTTTTACCGGGGCGGTCAGTGCGCAGGAAGGGCTATTTGCTGCTGCAAAAAACGGTACCTTGTTTCTTGATGAAATCACCACCTTGTCCAAACCCTTGCAGGCAAAATTACTCCGGGTTATTCAGGAGCGGGAGTTCACCCCGTTAGGTACCACTAAGGTTCAGCAGTTTCAGGCACAAATTATTTCGGCCTCATCCACTTCCATCGGCGAAGCCGTGATGGCGGGAGAGTTTCGAGAAGACTTATATTACCGTTTAAATGTCATTACTTTTGGCTTGCCGCCGCTGAGGGAGCGGGGGGCCGATATCCTGCTGCTGGCGCGATTTTTCCTGAAAAAGTATGCCAGGCTTGAAGGTAAGCATTTTCAAGACTTTAACCGCGATGCGATTCAGATCATCTGCGGTTATGACTGGCCTGGTAATGTCAGACAACTGGAAAATGTTATCCATGGCATGGTGGTGCTCAATACCGGCAAAAAAATTACCTCAGAAATGATTATCAAATCATTATCCAATATGGTCGGGGGTTTTGCCGCACCGGTAAAAGCGCTTTCGGCAGAGTCTGCGACTGAAACCCCTGGCAGCACAGAGCAGCAGGGTCAGCAAGGGATCTTGCCTTTATGGCAGGTAGAAAAGCAGGCGATAGAGCAGGCTATCGCCTATTGCCAGGGCAATGTCCCTAAAGCGGCAGCCTTGCTGGAAGTCAGCCCGTCTACCCTTTATCGGAAAAAGCAAAGCTGGGAATAA
- a CDS encoding DUF1285 domain-containing protein, which translates to MSLEKISSQLKHSGTEQKLPPVELWDPPYCGEMNLVIKKDGSWYHNGTVFKRQKLVKLFASVLKKERDDYFLVTPVEKIKITVEDVPFILSQWSWGQEGEYGDMHLATNLGDEFIFGENHPLHIADNGCLYVTVRRNLLAKVHRNVFYQWADLAKERITPQGTELILPCGGHELVLGRF; encoded by the coding sequence ATGTCACTGGAAAAAATATCTTCGCAGCTAAAGCATTCAGGTACAGAGCAAAAGTTGCCGCCGGTTGAATTATGGGATCCTCCCTATTGTGGTGAAATGAATTTAGTCATCAAAAAGGACGGCAGCTGGTATCACAACGGGACTGTTTTTAAGCGGCAAAAGTTAGTTAAACTCTTTGCTTCGGTATTAAAAAAAGAACGGGATGATTATTTCCTGGTAACCCCGGTGGAAAAAATTAAAATCACCGTTGAAGATGTTCCTTTTATCCTGAGCCAGTGGTCTTGGGGACAGGAAGGTGAATATGGTGACATGCACCTTGCCACTAACCTTGGTGATGAATTTATTTTTGGGGAAAACCATCCTTTGCATATTGCTGATAACGGCTGTTTGTATGTGACGGTGCGCCGTAACCTGCTGGCGAAAGTTCACCGTAATGTGTTTTATCAGTGGGCAGATCTTGCCAAAGAGCGAATAACCCCACAAGGAACCGAGTTAATCCTGCCTTGTGGCGGGCATGAGCTGGTTCTGGGGCGCTTTTAA
- a CDS encoding ComEA family DNA-binding protein — MKNISSLLLIALLTCFSAVSIAKQMPEQAKAMDVASQAVDINQASLDDLISLKGVGKKRAQAIISYRETNGKFASVDDLLKVKGIGAKVLADNIQRLKI; from the coding sequence ATGAAAAACATTTCTTCATTGCTGTTGATCGCGCTGTTAACTTGTTTTAGTGCCGTATCCATTGCCAAGCAAATGCCGGAGCAAGCTAAAGCTATGGATGTTGCCAGCCAGGCGGTAGATATTAACCAGGCCAGTCTGGATGATTTGATCTCATTAAAAGGTGTTGGCAAGAAACGGGCGCAAGCCATTATTAGCTATCGGGAAACGAATGGAAAATTTGCCAGTGTCGATGATCTGCTTAAGGTAAAAGGCATAGGGGCCAAGGTCCTGGCAGATAATATTCAGCGGTTAAAAATTTAG
- the pyrF gene encoding orotidine-5'-phosphate decarboxylase, with translation MNDAKVLVALDFDNKAQALSFVDKIDSNDCRLKVGKEMFTYFGPEFVRELVDKGFDVFLDLKFHDIPNTVAKAVTAAADLGVWMVNVHASGGREMMLKAKEALEAYGDKAPLLIAVTVLTSMGEEDLQGIGIDASPEQQVMRLAGLTKDCGLDGVVCSAWEAEKLKAAFGEEFKLITPGIRPAGAASNDQKRIMTPEQAVAAGVDYLVVGRPITKAADPHQVLLDINQSLMG, from the coding sequence ATGAATGATGCAAAAGTCCTGGTTGCGTTGGATTTTGATAACAAAGCGCAGGCTTTGTCTTTTGTCGATAAAATTGACAGCAATGATTGCCGGTTAAAAGTTGGCAAGGAAATGTTTACTTATTTTGGCCCTGAATTTGTACGTGAGTTGGTGGATAAAGGTTTTGATGTTTTCCTGGATCTGAAATTCCACGATATCCCCAATACCGTGGCGAAAGCAGTGACCGCGGCGGCGGATCTTGGCGTGTGGATGGTAAATGTCCATGCCAGCGGCGGCCGGGAAATGATGTTAAAGGCAAAAGAAGCCCTGGAAGCCTATGGTGACAAGGCGCCGTTATTAATTGCGGTAACCGTGTTAACCAGCATGGGAGAAGAAGACTTACAAGGTATAGGCATTGATGCTTCCCCTGAGCAGCAGGTGATGCGCCTGGCAGGGTTGACCAAAGACTGCGGTCTGGACGGTGTTGTTTGCTCTGCCTGGGAAGCCGAAAAGTTAAAAGCCGCTTTTGGTGAGGAGTTTAAACTGATCACACCCGGCATTCGTCCTGCGGGGGCTGCCAGCAATGATCAAAAACGTATTATGACACCTGAGCAGGCGGTTGCCGCCGGGGTTGATTATTTGGTTGTTGGTCGCCCGATCACTAAAGCCGCCGATCCGCATCAGGTGCTGTTAGATATTAATCAATCGCTTATGGGTTAG
- the lapB gene encoding lipopolysaccharide assembly protein LapB has protein sequence MLELLFLLLPIAMGYGWFMGRNSIKQKDQSAKQDLSIKYSTGLNYLLSNQQDKAIDYLIEALKVEDDTVEAHFAMANLFRRRGELDRALKVHEYLVRQSHLPSQDKQQAVFELGKDFLSAGLYDRAEKMFTKVLKSKTYGLKALTYLMQIFQSTKDWQQGIALKKVIVKTKDKRLLHTLANFYCELATTALEKDEFIEVLELLENALSYDPNSCRANWLMAQIYENHQQYREASQCYRDIYQQDKDFFPEVIEPMHACYVHQDIEEEFFTFIRKVYEETGSSSALLKYLTYLESRYGVNKAKEFLLSALKRRPTIRGFKHFVKMQMTDSEDNHTSEGLDVIKELISAYLNMRPRYTCHTCGFNSSTHYWSCPSCHGWEQLKPVRGLEGE, from the coding sequence ATGCTAGAGCTGTTATTTCTGTTGTTGCCCATTGCCATGGGTTATGGCTGGTTTATGGGGCGCAACAGCATTAAACAAAAAGATCAAAGTGCCAAGCAGGACTTGTCGATCAAATATTCCACCGGTTTAAATTACTTGCTCTCGAACCAGCAGGACAAGGCGATAGATTACCTGATTGAGGCCTTGAAGGTGGAAGATGATACCGTTGAAGCCCACTTTGCCATGGCCAATTTATTTCGTCGCCGTGGTGAGCTCGATCGGGCATTAAAAGTGCATGAATATCTGGTGAGGCAAAGCCATTTACCTAGCCAGGATAAACAGCAGGCGGTGTTTGAGCTGGGTAAAGATTTTTTAAGTGCCGGTTTATATGACCGCGCCGAAAAAATGTTTACAAAAGTGTTAAAGTCCAAGACCTATGGTTTGAAAGCTTTAACCTATCTGATGCAGATTTTTCAGTCCACCAAAGACTGGCAGCAGGGGATAGCTTTAAAAAAAGTGATTGTTAAAACCAAAGACAAGCGGCTGTTGCATACTCTGGCAAATTTCTACTGTGAACTGGCGACCACGGCACTGGAGAAAGATGAATTTATTGAAGTGCTGGAGCTGTTGGAAAATGCCTTAAGTTATGATCCCAACTCCTGTCGCGCCAACTGGCTGATGGCGCAGATTTATGAAAACCACCAGCAGTATCGGGAAGCGAGCCAGTGTTACCGGGATATTTACCAGCAAGACAAGGACTTTTTTCCCGAGGTTATCGAACCTATGCATGCCTGTTATGTCCATCAGGATATTGAAGAAGAGTTTTTCACCTTTATCCGTAAGGTCTATGAAGAAACCGGCAGCTCAAGTGCCTTGCTGAAATATTTAACGTATCTGGAGTCCAGGTACGGCGTTAATAAAGCGAAAGAATTTTTATTGTCGGCGCTGAAAAGGCGGCCGACGATACGTGGCTTTAAACATTTTGTAAAAATGCAGATGACAGATTCAGAGGATAATCACACCAGTGAAGGTCTGGATGTCATTAAAGAGCTGATCTCGGCTTATTTGAATATGAGACCCCGTTATACTTGCCATACCTGTGGTTTTAATAGCAGTACCCATTACTGGTCATGTCCGTCCTGTCATGGCTGGGAGCAGTTAAAACCGGTGCGCGGGCTCGAAGGTGAGTAG
- a CDS encoding lipopolysaccharide assembly protein LapA domain-containing protein gives MRIVLLSFFILILFAIAFIFATQNNQIVDLNYLIAVAQPTVAQMVSLFTGIGFFLGLLTALLWKFVSALGGKKSSSQDIKVS, from the coding sequence TTGCGCATTGTTCTCTTGTCTTTTTTCATCTTGATCCTGTTTGCTATTGCTTTTATTTTCGCCACTCAGAATAACCAGATTGTTGACCTTAACTATTTGATCGCAGTAGCACAGCCCACAGTTGCACAAATGGTGAGCCTGTTTACCGGCATAGGGTTTTTCTTAGGTTTGCTTACTGCCCTGTTATGGAAGTTCGTCTCTGCCTTAGGCGGTAAAAAATCATCCTCTCAAGACATTAAGGTTAGCTGA
- the ihfB gene encoding integration host factor subunit beta → MTKSELIERLAEKLNHLSAKDVEQAIKEILEMMAQSLSKGERIEIRGFGSFSLHFRAPRVGRNPKTGDAVELSGKYVPHFKPGKELRERVNLSHA, encoded by the coding sequence ATGACCAAGTCAGAACTCATTGAAAGATTGGCAGAGAAATTAAATCATTTATCTGCTAAAGATGTCGAACAAGCTATTAAAGAAATTCTTGAAATGATGGCGCAATCTTTGTCAAAAGGTGAGCGGATAGAAATAAGAGGATTTGGTAGTTTTTCGCTACATTTTCGTGCTCCTCGAGTAGGCAGAAACCCTAAAACGGGTGATGCCGTAGAGCTATCCGGTAAATATGTTCCACATTTTAAACCCGGTAAAGAATTACGGGAAAGGGTTAACCTTTCCCATGCTTAA
- the rpsA gene encoding 30S ribosomal protein S1: MTENFAQLFEESLKEIETRPGSIIKGTVVAINKDNVIVDAGLKSESVISIDQFKNTAGEVEINIGDEIDVALDATDDGFGETILSREKAKRHEAWQVLEKAYEEKETVIGVINGKVKGGFTVEVSNIRAFLPGSLVDVRPVRDTAHLEGKDLEFKVIKLDQKRNNVVVSRRAVIENESSEERDQLLESLQEGQEVKGIVKNLTDYGAFVDLGGIDGLLHITDMAWKRVKHPSEIVNVGDEIQVKVLKFDRERTRVSLGMKQLGEDPWVAIANRYPEGSKLSGRITNLTDYGCFVEIQEGVEGLVHVSEMDWTNKNIHPSKVVNLGDTVEVMVLEIDEERRRISLGLKQCIPNPWEEFAKNFNKGDKVSGKIKSITDFGIFIGLDGGIDGLVHLSDISWNGGEEVVREYKKGDEITAVVLQVDPERERISLGVKQAEDDPFNMYLTDNKKGAIVTGKVIEVDAKGAKVELAEGVEGYLRAADISVDRVEDATTELSVGDSVETKFVGVDRKNRTISLSVKAKDQADERQAMESLNKSEDAGFSNAMAEAFKNAKN; this comes from the coding sequence ATGACTGAAAATTTTGCACAACTTTTTGAAGAAAGTTTAAAAGAGATCGAAACACGTCCAGGTTCTATTATCAAAGGAACCGTGGTAGCCATCAACAAAGACAATGTTATTGTTGACGCCGGCTTAAAATCTGAAAGTGTTATTTCTATCGACCAGTTCAAGAACACGGCTGGCGAAGTAGAAATTAACATCGGTGATGAAATCGATGTTGCATTAGATGCAACGGATGACGGTTTCGGTGAAACTATCCTTTCTCGTGAAAAAGCAAAACGCCACGAAGCTTGGCAAGTGCTTGAAAAAGCTTACGAAGAAAAAGAGACTGTTATCGGTGTTATCAATGGTAAAGTTAAAGGCGGTTTCACTGTTGAAGTGAGCAACATCCGTGCTTTCTTACCTGGTTCACTGGTTGATGTACGTCCTGTACGTGACACAGCTCACCTTGAAGGTAAAGATTTAGAATTCAAAGTTATTAAGCTTGATCAAAAGCGTAATAACGTTGTTGTTTCTCGTCGCGCTGTTATCGAAAACGAAAGCAGTGAAGAACGTGATCAATTATTAGAGTCTCTGCAAGAAGGTCAAGAAGTTAAAGGTATCGTTAAGAACCTGACTGACTACGGTGCGTTCGTAGATCTTGGCGGCATTGACGGCTTATTGCACATCACCGACATGGCTTGGAAGCGCGTTAAGCACCCAAGTGAAATCGTTAACGTTGGCGATGAAATCCAGGTTAAAGTACTTAAATTCGACCGTGAACGTACCCGTGTATCTCTGGGGATGAAGCAGTTAGGCGAAGATCCATGGGTAGCTATTGCTAACCGTTACCCGGAAGGTTCTAAACTTTCTGGTCGTATCACTAACCTGACCGACTACGGTTGTTTCGTTGAAATCCAGGAAGGCGTTGAAGGTCTTGTTCACGTTTCTGAAATGGATTGGACCAACAAAAACATCCACCCGTCTAAGGTTGTTAACCTGGGTGATACTGTTGAAGTTATGGTGCTTGAAATTGACGAAGAGCGTCGTCGTATTTCTCTTGGCCTTAAGCAATGCATCCCGAACCCTTGGGAAGAGTTCGCTAAGAACTTCAACAAAGGCGATAAGGTTAGCGGTAAGATCAAGTCAATCACTGACTTTGGTATCTTCATCGGCCTTGACGGCGGCATTGACGGTCTGGTTCACTTATCTGATATTTCTTGGAACGGCGGTGAAGAAGTTGTTCGTGAATACAAGAAAGGTGACGAGATCACAGCGGTTGTTCTTCAGGTTGACCCAGAGCGCGAGCGTATCTCTTTAGGCGTTAAACAAGCCGAAGACGATCCGTTCAATATGTATCTGACAGATAACAAAAAAGGTGCTATTGTTACTGGTAAGGTCATCGAAGTAGATGCCAAAGGTGCTAAAGTAGAATTAGCCGAAGGCGTTGAAGGTTACTTACGTGCTGCTGATATTTCAGTTGATCGTGTTGAAGATGCCACGACAGAATTATCTGTTGGTGACTCTGTAGAAACTAAGTTTGTTGGTGTAGATCGTAAGAACCGCACTATCAGCTTATCTGTTAAAGCGAAAGACCAGGCTGACGAACGTCAAGCCATGGAAAGCCTTAACAAGAGCGAAGACGCTGGTTTCTCAAATGCTATGGCCGAAGCATTCAAAAACGCTAAAAACTAA